The following proteins are co-located in the Gavia stellata isolate bGavSte3 chromosome 18, bGavSte3.hap2, whole genome shotgun sequence genome:
- the CEP20 gene encoding centrosomal protein 20 isoform X1, which yields MATVAELKAVLKDTLEKRGALGQIKARIRAEVFNALDDQSEPRPPLSHENLLINELIREYLEYNKYKYAASVLTAESGQPEVPLDRQFLAKELNIVEDSNGKSVRPLLYGIISHFLHGGKEESTQNTLPKVSLLNYPKQNLGKLPTERNQKAGIPELGRMAGVSIEEPLVLQSINR from the exons ATGGCGACGGTAGCGGAGCTGAAAGCAG TTTTAAAGGACACCCTGGAAAAAAGAGGTGCTCTTGGACAAATAAAAGCAAGGATCAGAGCTGAAGTTTTTAACGCGCTGGATGATCAAAGTGAACCACGGCCACCACTGTCTCATGAAAATCTCTTAATCAATGAACTGATTCGTGAATACCTGGAATATAACAAATATAAATACGCAGCATCTGTTTTAACTGCAG AATCTGGCCAGCCTGAAGTGCCCTTGGATAGACAGTTTCTTGCCAAAGAGCTGAACATAGTTGAAGACTCAAATGGAAAATCAGT CAGACCTCTCTTGTACGGAATTATCTCTCATTTCTTACATGGTGGTAAAGAAGAAAGTACCCAGAATACCCTCCCAAAAGTGTCTTTGCTGAATTATCCAAAGCAGAACCTTGGCAAACTACCTACTGAGAGAAATCAAAAAG CTGGAATTCCAGAACTAGGAAGGATGGCTGGCGTGAGCATCGAAGAGCCCCTTGTTTTACAAAGTATAAACAGATGA
- the CEP20 gene encoding centrosomal protein 20 isoform X2, which yields MATVAELKAVLKDTLEKRGALGQIKARIRAEVFNALDDQSEPRPPLSHENLLINELIREYLEYNKYKYAASVLTAESGQPEVPLDRQFLAKELNIVEDSNGKSVPLLYGIISHFLHGGKEESTQNTLPKVSLLNYPKQNLGKLPTERNQKAGIPELGRMAGVSIEEPLVLQSINR from the exons ATGGCGACGGTAGCGGAGCTGAAAGCAG TTTTAAAGGACACCCTGGAAAAAAGAGGTGCTCTTGGACAAATAAAAGCAAGGATCAGAGCTGAAGTTTTTAACGCGCTGGATGATCAAAGTGAACCACGGCCACCACTGTCTCATGAAAATCTCTTAATCAATGAACTGATTCGTGAATACCTGGAATATAACAAATATAAATACGCAGCATCTGTTTTAACTGCAG AATCTGGCCAGCCTGAAGTGCCCTTGGATAGACAGTTTCTTGCCAAAGAGCTGAACATAGTTGAAGACTCAAATGGAAAATCAGT ACCTCTCTTGTACGGAATTATCTCTCATTTCTTACATGGTGGTAAAGAAGAAAGTACCCAGAATACCCTCCCAAAAGTGTCTTTGCTGAATTATCCAAAGCAGAACCTTGGCAAACTACCTACTGAGAGAAATCAAAAAG CTGGAATTCCAGAACTAGGAAGGATGGCTGGCGTGAGCATCGAAGAGCCCCTTGTTTTACAAAGTATAAACAGATGA
- the CEP20 gene encoding centrosomal protein 20 isoform X3 yields the protein MATVAELKAVLKDTLEKRGALGQIKARIRAEVFNALDDQSEPRPPLSHENLLINELIREYLEYNKYKYAASVLTAESGQPEVPLDRQFLAKELNIVEDSNGKSV from the exons ATGGCGACGGTAGCGGAGCTGAAAGCAG TTTTAAAGGACACCCTGGAAAAAAGAGGTGCTCTTGGACAAATAAAAGCAAGGATCAGAGCTGAAGTTTTTAACGCGCTGGATGATCAAAGTGAACCACGGCCACCACTGTCTCATGAAAATCTCTTAATCAATGAACTGATTCGTGAATACCTGGAATATAACAAATATAAATACGCAGCATCTGTTTTAACTGCAG AATCTGGCCAGCCTGAAGTGCCCTTGGATAGACAGTTTCTTGCCAAAGAGCTGAACATAGTTGAAGACTCAAATGGAAAATCAGTGTAA